The following proteins are co-located in the Scomber scombrus chromosome 2, fScoSco1.1, whole genome shotgun sequence genome:
- the stn1 gene encoding CST complex subunit STN1, which yields MQAATMDPAEEPPSLLWGMDPVFSAFARLYIKDILQMTESIQVPGIYFYNFHPIYKVDVLGTVVYKREREKFFCYGVDDGTGVINCLCWKNDLLKEEADPNKPAGKDSDGGQGGFNPAAELKKLKQAQQSRCRLEIGELLRVRGPVKTSRQQREIMASTFYKVNDPVMAVQIAWMMEVPQLYRQCFDKPLQLQPDASSDSAISPLGKATHIIKDFLKQRSVTRFRPYDVQELLEPLISSQRQAASADQEPVAGPSACQQLRQLLKETLQLLQDEGVVYRKVRSQDEVYNVTVQDKDLFIAVKDIITVDSKIEKYAEKGCHILHILTAVRHRYSLNVSKAVLELVLKSLECNSDIVSTRDNYYTVF from the exons ATGCAGGCAGCTACGATGGATCCCGCGGAAGAGCCCCCATCCCTGTTATGGGGAATGGACCCGGTCTTTTCTGCCTTTGCAAGGCTGTATATCAAAGACATCCTCCAGATGACAGAGTCCATCCAGGTGCCAG GTATTTACTTCTACAACTTCCATCCGATCTACAAAGTTGATGTGCTTGGGACAGTGGTGTacaagagggaaagagagaagttCTTCTGCTATGGAG TGGATGACGGCACCGGTGTTATAAACTGTCTGTGCTGGAAAAATGACCTGTTGAAAGAGGAGGCGGATCCTAATAAAC CAGCGGGAAAAGACAGTGACGGGGGTCAAGGGGGCTTCAATCCAGCCGCCGAGTTGAAAAAGCTGAAACAGGCCCAGCAGAGTCGCTGCCGCCTGGAGATCGGAGAGCTGCTCCGAGTCAGAGGACCGGTGAAGACGTCGAGACAACAGAGAGAAATAATGGCTTCCACCTTCT ATAAAGTGAACGACCCGGTGATGGCGGTCCAGATAGCGTGGATGATGGAGGTTCCTCAGCTCTACAGACAGTGCTTTGACAAACCACTCCAGCTGCAGCCAGATGCCTCAAG cGACTCTGCCATCAGTCCCCTCGGCAAGGCAACACACATCATCAAGGATTTCTTAAAGCAGAGGTCAGTGACCAGGTTCAGACCCTATGATGTACAGGAGCTCCTGGAGCCTCTGATCTCCAGCCAGCGTCAAGCCGCTTCAGCAGACCAG GAGCCTGTGGCGGGTCCGTCTGCGTGCCAGCAGCTCCGCCAGCTTCTTAAAGAGACCCTGCAGCTTTTACAGGACGAGGGCGTCGTGTACCGCAAGGTCAGGTCCCAGGATGAAGTCTATAAT GTGACCGTCCAGGATAAAGACCTATTTATAGCCGTAAAAGACATTATCACGGTGGACTCCAAGATAGAGAAGT ATGCCGAAAAGGGCTGTCACATCCTGCACATCCTGACTGCAGTGAGACACCGGTACAGCCTCAACGTGAGCAAAGCGGTGCTGGAGCTGGTCCTCAAATCGCTGGAGTGCAACAGTGACATCGTCAGCACCAGGGACAactattatactgtattttaa